Below is a window of Apodemus sylvaticus chromosome 5, mApoSyl1.1, whole genome shotgun sequence DNA.
aaccatagatgtgtgggttcatttctgggtcttcaatcctattccattgatcaacctgcctgtcactgtgccaataccatgcagtttttaacactattgctctatagtactgcttaaggtccatgatactgattcccccagatgttctttttactgttgagaatagttttagctatcctggtttttgttattccagatgaatttgagaattgctctttctaactctatgaagaactgagttggaattttgatggggattgtgttttATCTTTATgttgcttttgggaagatggccattttaactatattcatcctgccaatccatgagcatggaatatttttccattttatgaggtcttcttcaatttccttcttcagagacctgaagtttttgtcatacagatctttcacttgtttagttcgagtcacactaagatactttatattgtttgtggcaattgggaaggatgtcatttccctaatttctttctcagcctgcttatcctttgagtatagtaaggctactgatttgtttgagttgattttataacctgccactttgctgaagctgtttatcagctgtaggagttctctggtggagttttttgagtcacttaagtatattatcatatcatctgcaaatagtgataatttgactgctttctttccaatttgtatccctttgaccttcttatgttgtttaattgctctagctagtacctcaagtactatattgaaaagatatggagacagccttgtctagtccctgattttaatgggattgcttcaagtttctctccatttagtttgatgttggctactggtttgctgtgtattgcttttagtatgtttaagtatgggccttgaattcctgttctttccaagatcaTATTTCCTGTAGATCAATATAAAAATGAACTTTCATAAactaatgctgtttagatgaattaatgattctCTAGAATTCcttatttgattcaaataattttaggaagaaaaattTAAGAGCTATTAGTCctattaatttctttgtttagagagatgtaataaagttagaatcaagaatatatatgaatatatatgtgtctgtgcatattttcctgtataaattattttgattcttttcctttccttcctctctggttcatAAATAGTTAACCATCCAGGCCAGTGAAGGGCTTCTGGGTGCCTGACCAGAAAAGGGAGCTGTAGCAACAAATCCTTTATATAATAATGCTACTGTTGGCAACAAATGTCAGTAGAtgcagaggtcagcagcttctggtCTCAGAGTAACATAAAATCAAGATAGGCATATATTATTATAGAAAGAAATCGTCTTGCAAGACTATGTTTTACTCTTACTCATGATCTTCCCCCTTGCTTGCTTCAGAGAGAATTGAGTTAAGGGCACCATGGTTTGTTATTGACATATAGAAATACATTTGATGTTTTTGTATAATACTTTAATATAATTGCAATTGTATAGAGCATGCTGACCTGGGTCATGGTAGATTGACTAATAAATGCCAGATCCTGGATGTTATTCCAACATGTCAAAATAATGATGTGAGCCTGACAgatacagatggggatgctcacagccaaccactgaactgataATGGGGACCATAAAGAAGgatttaggggaaggactgaaggagctgaaggggtttgcaaccccatagaaagaacaacagtatcaaccaatcagacccccccccagagctcccagggactaaaccaccaatcaaagagtatacatggaggaacccatgtctccagctacatatgtgatagaggattgccttatttggcatcagtggtagtggaggcccttgttcctgtgaatgATTGATAACCCAGTGTAGAGGAAAATACTAgggcggtgaggtgggagtggtggATGTCTGAGGGAACCTGCTCATAGAAGCAGGTAGGAAGGGGATAGGATAAGGGGTTTgtagagaggaaactgggaagggatataacattcaaaatgttaaTACATAAACTAACcaataagaataaagaaaaaaataatggagcaagaaagaagggaggggaagaaacaggtaagggtggagaaggggaaagaaaaaaatctgctctGAGTTCTTTGGAACTCAGACCTGTAGAATTTTTAATGATGGCAATTTCGTTAAGTACATAATGGAATAAAAGGAATTGCAGGGGATTAGAAAACAATTGTAAAATTAttggaataataaaataaaacaaaatgtaacttAAATACTTCATCAACAAAGTTGGTATATTACATTATAAAGAAATTTCCattgatatgcactcactgataaatgaataatctcagaatacccaagacacaattcgcatatcaaataaagcccaagaagaaggaaggagaggctcctggtcctagaaaggctccatacagcagtgtaggggaatgccagaacagggaagtggcagggggttgattggggaacagggggagggaagagggcttatgggactttcggagagggggcaaccaggaagggggaaatcatttgaaatgtaaataaagaatgtatctaataaaaacataaagcaacaaaaaaagaaaattccattgAAAGCTAGTATAATGTAGCATGGTTCTTAGATATAGATATTACATTATAAAAAATTTTCTATGTGTTTAATTATGTTTAAGATATCATTGggattaaagataaaataatgtaaaatacactAGTctcatatataagaaaatatttgaactTGCTTTTACATAAGTATGTAGGTGTTATATAAGTATTGACCTATTCTACAACATGAAAAAACATTTGAACAATAAATATCATAGAGACTAGgaaattgttttctgttttgaaatgaTGTTGATATTCTAAAGTGGGTAGCAATGATGTGGTGAAGAGAAATATCATAAGATTAAGTGAACCACACTACCAAGAAATGAGGTAGATATCCTACTAAAAAAGTAGAAGTGTCTGAATTCTAATATCTTACTTACCTGTCCTTCGTTttcttattcttctctcatacattaaaCCTGGACCAGagttcctcttctctccactcctCCTAGACCCAGCTCCTGTCTAAGCTAGatacactcctccatttctcttcataaaAGGCTTATCAgagatatcaactgaacatggcatagcaatatttaaaaaaataggcaCCAACCCTCATATGACATGATACTTAGACAAAATGTTCATTACGAACCTAATATAAACAGTGAATATTGTCATTattcaaacattttcattttaatcaatggcaattttaggataaaatattcagaaagaaaacaaacaaattaactaTAATTTATGATATCCTAGTTTTTTTGTAACTATGAACTTCTTTTCTAATAATCATAGAAAATGGATAATGTATTAGAATTACTCTTTTAATGATACTGAGCCACTTATCAATAAGGTAAGTCATGTTTTTTGTGCACATTAAATATGCTTATTGGCATATTTTACCTAATTTGAAACTTAATTTTTACATGAATGATTCaagtaatttaattaaataaatgttatttgtAATTTGAGAAGAGGGAGTCTAAAATTTTATATTCAGAAGCTCTTAGCATTCTTCTCATTTGTGACATATAACCTAACAAGGACCTATTTTTTCATGATATGCTTATTCTTATCAATACACATGGTGGGGAATAGGACATGCGAGAGAAAAAAGAGGATAAAGAAATATCTTTCTTTTATAATGATTTGAATCTATATGACATTAAAAAACACTGCTGTAGAGACATAACACCCTCCATATTGTTATTCACtggtaatattaaaatattatcatgACCCTGTCATGTGCCACTTGTCCATCTTATATACTTCCTACGGTCTCTTTTAGCATTCCCATTCCAATTGAATCAGGGCCACACTGTAAGCTCATGAACCAGTTGGGAATggaaaaatattataatatatgaaaataaaaataaaaatacctgtAGTAATTATTATATGAAAGAATAAATTCAGAAAGTATTTATTCAATAGAAATGATGAATCTTTATTTAAATTGAAAACAAGTTTCTCAGATAATATATCCTGACAATGATCTCCTCACTCTCTAATTCCCCAAGTTCCTTCCAACCTCCCTTCCCATCTGAGTGTACCCTTTTTCTGTCTCTAATAAGAAAATAATTGGCTTCTAAGgaataatactaaataaaatggaataaaaaaactATCAAAATATTAGtatagaaaaagaagacaaagaaaatgaaaataggcaCAAGAAAAAGATGCAGATTCAGATCTCTATTCATTCACATACTCAAGAATCCTGTGAAAAACAGTATACTAGGAGCAATAAAATATACCAAAAAACACCTGTAAGATAAGAacagaatatatacatacaaacatatattattaatatgcatataaatgtatatgcatgtatccacatatatgtgtaaatttaaaataaaatacaaattgaaatatgataaaattaaaaacaaaacaaaacaaaaatatcatggtacaaaattatgaGACTAGGAATCTCAAAAGATgcctttcagtttgttttcttatggTTGGGCATGTGGTCTATCTTTAAAAGAAGTTTATTTCCCTAGGGAGTTTATTTCTCTCTAggagaaaactatttttttcttggcAAATGGTTATCTATTGGAAATATCTTCTGGTTTAGGGATGGAAGCATGTATCTAtaccttttttttaactttaggaCCCCATCTAGTTCAGACTAGTTCAAGCTCTGTGTATGCAGCCTCAGCCTCTGTGAGCTCAAATGTGTGTTTCTCCTGTTGATTTAGAGGGGCTTGGTTTTGATAGCCTCCAGCCTGTCTTTCTCTCACTTTTTACTACTTCCTCTTCAGCAGGCTATACTGAGGCCTGACGAGAGGGTTTTGATTTAGACATCCTATTTAAGTCTAAGTGTTCAAATATGTTTCACCCTCTTCATATTACCTggcttttggtttctttatttgttcccatctgctgcaagaAGTTTCTCTGAATAATGGATGAACAAGTAACTTATCAGTAAGTATAGCAAAAGGATATTAAAAGGGATTTTTGGTACCATTGAGTAGTAGATCAGACATGTTTTTCACACTAAGCCCCTTAGCTCTCTAGTCTCATATTCTTGGCCAATTAAACAGTGTCATGCATATGTTCAGTTTTCCCTAAAACCTCACTTACTGGCAAGTCTTCTACATCATATTATACTGAACAActctcttcattccttccttatCTAACACCATTATTTGCAACTCCTTGGTTAAGATTCTATATCAGAACAATtacaacaaaatatttatttcatgtaagtTAATTTATTTAAAGCTTAAGTCACAAGCTAAATTTTTGTAGCCATTTACAAACTATGTACAAGATTATATACAAAATTGGACacaataatttcttcttttatggAGGCTTTGTAGAGCCATGTAAAAGAATCCATGAGAACTCTGTAATTAGAAAATTTAAGTTTTCTCAGAGACAATACAGTATTGGATAAgtaaaaatgagtaaaataattTGGTCTAAAATTCTTCCTGCATATTATAaaagatgaattatttttaacaatatcGTTATAAAGATTCATACCAAGCTTTCACAACCAGAGAAGTGACATATTCAAGAGGTGCTCCTTTTTTTACAAATCAACTTTGTGGCTGCTTCTTTCACATCTTTGTTCCTCAGACTGTAAATCAGAGGATTCAGCATGGGGATGACCAAGGTGTAAAAAATAGCAGAGACTTTTTCCTGTTCCATGGAGTACTGAGAACTTGGTTGAATATAGCTAAATGTCACAGAACCATAAAATAGTGTCACAGCTGTCAGGTGTGAGGCACAGGTGGAGAAGGCTTTGCGCCTTCCCTCAGCTGAACGAATTCTCAAGATGGCAATAATAATGTGGATATAGGACACCATGACAACAGTGAAAGTAAAAATAGCAATCACTCCAGAGAAGATCAAAAGCAGCATCTCATTGATGTGTGCATCAGAACATGAGAGCTTCAAAAGAGGAGGGATGTCACAGAAGAAGTGATTCACAATGTTGGGACCACAAAAGTCTAGTCTGAGTAAACCTATTGTGTGAGTCAGGGAATTAATGAGGCCACCCAAGTAACATGCAAGAACCATTTGGCTGCAGATGCTGTGGGTCATAATAACTGTATACATCAAGGGATTTGCAATTGCCACATACCGGTCATAAGCCATCATAGACAGGAGAATACCTTCTGTAGTTACATACACTGCAAAAAAGAAACTCTGAAAAACACAGCCAAAGAATGTGCTAGACTTGTGCTTTGACAGAAAATTGATGAGCATTTTAGGAGCAATGACAGTAGAGTAGCAGATGTCACAGAAAGAGAGGTTACTAAGGAAGAAGTACATTGGTGTATGAAGGTGGGCATTCAACCAGATCAAGATAATCATCCCCCAATTACCCGCAAGAATGATGAGATACACTATGCTAAAAAGCAAAAAGAGAGGAACCTGACAATTATGATTTTCTGTTAATCCAAGGAGCATGAATTCCTTCACAGCTGTATGATTCCAAACTCTCATGCTTTCAGTAGTCTACAGCTACTTTAtatgagatgtaaataaaaaatcaatatCTAAAATTATTTCCTCCAGGATCTGAGAGTCATTATTGTATGAGACACTGAGAGATTACCCTCTGGTAGATGAAACAAAGAAACCTCAGCAGCAGGCCATAGTGTATTATAAGATTTATACAATGAGACTCAAATAATTGCAATgtacatttgtttatttcctaTTGTAAGCTAACACAGAATAGGAAAGGATGGGAAAAACTCTTATGACATAAAGTTCTCTGTTGGTTGAAATGAGATTTGAGTACAGAGTGTTTGAACTAAAACTCTTATTCTCTATGGTGTCTCAGCCTACATAAGTAGAATATATGCTTGCCACAATATCTTGACAAAGGATCttcaaacatttcaaaatatttcaattCCAGTTAACCTAAAAATACTCACTTCAATACCATGCCCAATAACCACCTTTCATAATACATTACCTCAAACATTTTCCCACCTTCTTTCTGGTTCTGTAACACATTTTCGCAATATCATCTTGTAGTTAGACCCTTAACCAAGACAAAAAAATATAGATCATTATTTTGCTATGTTCCTTGTTTTAAGAATAATCAAGTATTATGAATGT
It encodes the following:
- the LOC127684301 gene encoding olfactory receptor 1052-like, giving the protein MRVWNHTAVKEFMLLGLTENHNCQVPLFLLFSIVYLIILAGNWGMIILIWLNAHLHTPMYFFLSNLSFCDICYSTVIAPKMLINFLSKHKSSTFFGCVFQSFFFAVYVTTEGILLSMMAYDRYVAIANPLMYTVIMTHSICSQMVLACYLGGLINSLTHTIGLLRLDFCGPNIVNHFFCDIPPLLKLSCSDAHINEMLLLIFSGVIAIFTFTVVMVSYIHIIIAILRIRSAEGRRKAFSTCASHLTAVTLFYGSVTFSYIQPSSQYSMEQEKVSAIFYTLVIPMLNPLIYSLRNKDVKEAATKLICKKRSTS